CGGCCCCGTCAAACATCTTGATGCCCAAGATGTCGAAGTCCTTGCTGGGCCCGGCCCCCACAATCTCGGTAAAGGTGGAGATGCCAATGCCCATCAGTTCGCCCCTGGCCCGCTTCTCGGCTTGCTCCTTGCGTAACTCGTAATAGCCGATTTTCTCGAGCGCAACCTTTAAGGTTTTCTCGTAGTCGCCGGAGTCGTAGGTCCAGCCCAGGGCCGAAGGATAGGGGAATTGGTGGGGCTGAATGAAGTTCTTCAGACGCAATTCCGCGGGATCCATCTTGAGCTCGTGGGCCAGCACATCCATGCTGCGCTCGATCAGGTAGCTGGCCTCGGTTACGCGGAAGGAGCAGCGGTAGGCCACCCCACCAGGGGCTTTGTTGGTGTAGACCGCCTCCACCTGGGCGTAGGCTTTTTGAAAGTCGTAGGAGCCGGTGCAGATGGAGAAAAGTCCCGCTGGGTACTTGCTCGGGTCGGCGGCAGCGTCGAAGGCCCCGTGGTCGGCCAGGGTGTAGACCTTCATGGCCGTGACCTTGCCGTCTTTGGTGGCCCCTATCTCGATGTCCATGTGGTAATCGCGGGCGAAGCCGGTGGTGGTGAGGTTCTCGGTGCGGGTCTCGACCCACTTGACCGGTGCCCCCAGCACAATGCTGCCCACAATGGCGCACACATAACCTGGATAGACCGGTACCTTGTTGCCAAAGCCGCCCCCAATATCGGGGGAGATGACCCGAATGTTGTTCTCAGGAATTTTGGTCACCAGCGAGAGTACTGTGCGTATGGCGTGGGGGGCCTGGGTGGTCATGTAAACCGTCAGCCGCCCGGTGGCCTTGTTCATATCGCCAATGCAGCCGCAGGGCTCGAGGGGGGCCGGGTGGCTGCGGGGGTAGACCATGTGCTGCTTGATGCGGACTTCAGCTTGCTCCAGTGCTTTTTCGGTTTCGTCTTTGGAACCCACATCCCAGGTCCAGATGTGGTTGTCGTGGCGGCGGGGGCCATGGGCGCCGGTCATATTGCCCTTAATATCCTCCCGCAGCACGGGTGCGTCTGGGGCGGTTGCCTTGAAAGGGTCTACCACCACGGGCAGGGGCTCATACTCCACCTGCACCGCAGCCGCACCATCGGCAGCAGCCTGGCGGGTTTCGGCAAACACCGCCGCGACTTCCTGGTACTGGTACAGCACTTTGCCGTCGGCCAGTACCATCTGTTTGTCGCCGGCCAGGGTGGGGATCCATGAAAGGCCCGCAGCAGCCAGGTCTTTGGCGGTGATGACAGCCTTAACCCCAGGAATTTTGAGGGCCTCGCTGCTGTCGATGTTGAGAATCCTAGCGTGGGCGTAGGGGCTATGAACCAGGGCCATGTGCAACATACCTGGAAGATTGATGTCGTCGAGATAGTTGCCTTTACCCACAATGAAGCGGGCGTCTTCTTTGCGCTTAATGGCCTTGCCGAGCCCTTGGATGCCTTTGGGCTCGAGGTTGGGGGTTTGAACTGCCATGGCTGCTCCTTTCAGTTGTGCTAAAGCCAATCCAAATCAACTTGACCAGGCGACTAATCATCTGCTGCGGCACCAGCGGGTTGCTGCAACATCTGGGCGGCCTGCTGAACGGCTTTGACGATGTTCTGGTAGCCCGTGCAGCGGCAGAGGTTGCCCGAAAGACCAAAGCGAATCTCTTCCTCGGTGGGGTTGGGGTTGCGCTGCAGCAAAACATGGGCCGCCATGATCATGCCAGGTGTGCAGTAGCCGCATTGCAGGCCGTGCTGGTCGTGGAAGGCTTGCTGCAATGGGTGGAGCTTGCCGCCCTGGGCCATGCCTTCGATGGTGGTAATCTCGTGGCCCTCGGCCATGACAGCAAACATGGTGCAGCTTTTCACGGCGGTTTTGCCGTCGAGCACCACCGTACAAACCCCGCACGACGAGCTATCGCAACCCACGTGGGTTCCGGTCAGGCCGGCGTCGCGGATGGCGTGAACCAGCAGGGTGCGGGGCTCAACATTTAGTTTTTTCTCCGAGCCGTTGATTTTCAGTGTGATTTCCATAGCTGTGCTCCTAGAGGCAGGTAAAAGGTGGCCCCTGGCGACGGGTACTGCTTACCCGAGCCTTTGGAAGCTATTCAGGCCACTACGACATTTAAGCGCTTCAAAGCCTTAATCAGACCCCGTCCCACCAATACCCTTGCCATGTCCTTTTTGTACTCGGCAGAGCCGCGTGCATCTGGATTGGGGTCGGCAATTTTGCGGGCTTCTTCGGCAGCGGCCCGGATCAGCTCGAGCGAAGGTTTCTGACCTCGCAAAATTTTCTCACCTTCCTCGACCCGCAAGGCTATATGGGCTACTGCGGTAATGCCGATTCCGGCTTCCTTGATGGTGCCGTCGGGATTAAGTTCAATTTGCACAGCAGCGGCGGCAGTAGCGTAATCACCCACCTTGCGCTCTATTTTCTCGTACGCACCGGAGATGAGCGCATTGGGGGCAGGAAACCGCACTTCCACAGCCATCTCGCCCGCGCCAATTGAAGTGGCGAAGCTATCTACCAAAAACTGGTCTATCGATTCGACCCGTATCCCACCCTGGCCCTGGATTACCATCTGTGCCCGTGCTGCAATGGCCGCAGCAGCCCAGTCGCCCGAGGGGTCGTTGTGGCACAGCGAACCCACCACAGTGCCCCGATAGCGCACAACTGGGTCTGCCACGACCTTGGAAACATCTGCGATGAGGGGATATTTGCTTTGTATATGGTTGCTGAATTCCACATCGGTGTCGCGTACCAGGGCACCTATGCGGAGCATCCCGTTTTCTTCTTGCATATACCCCAGGTTGGGGAGTTTGTTGATATCTACTAGCACGGTAGGCTGAGCTAGGCGGTAGCGCATGGCTGGGATAAGACTTTGCCCTCCAGCCAGCACCCGAGCGTCAAAGCCATGCTCGGCCAGGTGGCTCAGGGCTTCTTCCAGGGATAGCGGGCGTTTATACTCAAAGGCCGCGGGTATCATGCAGTCCTGCCTCCTTTATTTGTTTTAACGGACTTACTCTATTGTAAGAACTTGATAACGGAAGCTGCTCAAGCTTACACTTTTTATTAGACTCTGCTTTTTACCATCAGGCTGGGTACAAAAGGCTTTACTGCACCACAACGGCCCCTTTGTAGGGGGTAATGGGGCTTTTGATGGTGTTGCGCTTGCTGTATCTTACGGGAGGATGCGCGGGCTGTGCTGGGTTAGAGCCGCCATTGGAGCCAGAGGGCGCTGCCAGAATGGCAGATAAGCTAGGGTATGCCGCCTGTAGATGCCATTGTTTTAGCAGCCGGGATGGCCTCGAGGTTCGGGGTTCCCAAATTTCTGCTGCCGGCAGGTGAGGGCCATGTTCAACTAACCCGGGTGCTCGAGCAGGCTTTACTTGTAGCCGAAGGGCGCGTGGCCGTGGTTTTGGGGCGAGCATCGAAGGTGGCGCGTTATGCCCTGGATCGCTGGCTGGAAACAAGGGCTGCTGCTGGCTCGAGGGTGGTTTTGGTATTGAACCGCCACTACCGGCAGGGGCAGAGCACCTCGCTCAAAGCAGGGATAAGGGCACTGCCCGGCTCTTCTGGGGTGCTGGTATTTCTGGCTGATATGCCGGTGCTGGTGCCTGAAAAGCTCGAGCTGCTGCAGAAGGCCATCCTGCGACCAGGCAGCCAGGCGCTGGCGGTGGCCGCGGGCAGGCAGGGCCAGGCGCATCCCCCGGTGTATCTATCTGCAAAGCTTTTTGCGGAAATTGACCGGCTAAAAGGAGACCAGGGGGCACGGGCCATTCTGCGCGCCCACCAGGGGCAGCTCGAGGTGGTGGAGTGGGGGGAAGGGCCGTGGTTTGCGGATGTAGACGACTGGCCCACCTATCGGCAACTGGCCTACCAGCAGGGGTGGATCACCGAGCCTTTTACCCCCATTCCCCGCTGGCCAGTGGCCGCAGCTCAGGTAGCCCCGAGGGTGGCTGCGACGCTAGCAGCAAAAGCAGTGCCCTGGTTGGCACCTGGCTTACTGGTTCTGCCGGGAAAAAAAGAGACACTCTGGCTTGACCTGAGCCCGCCTTACCAAGGTGTGCAAAGCATCGTGCAAGGGCCCTCGAGCACACCGGCGGCATATCTGCAGCTGCTGCGCAGGGCCAGCCTGATGGCTTTGAGCAGCTAGGCTGCAATGTGCTGGGTTGGAGGCGGCAGGCATCTTGCGCGTAGCGAGATCGGGGCGAGCCAGCCTCTGGGCTTTTACTCAACCTGTTCAATGCGCTACAGTAGGCGCGATGGTTCGCTACGATGTGCTAATTGTGGGGGCCGGCATCATAGGTGCGGCCTCTGCCTACCGCCTGGCCGAGCGCGGGCTGAAGGTAGGGGTGCTCGAGCAGGCCCCGGCTGCGGCGATGGGTTCTACCGGCAGGAGCGCGGCGGGGGTGCGGGTGCAGTTTACCGAGGCCACCAACATCCTTTTATCCTGGCACTCCATCCAGGAGTACCGGGCCATGCCGGAGGCCACCTACCGGCCCATCGGCTACTTGTTTTTGGTGCCCGCCTCCCGGTGGAGGGCCCACCTGGCCGGGGTTGAGCTTCAGCAGAGCCTGGGCGTTCCGGTCGAGGTGCAGGGCCTCGAGGCGGCCCAGCAGTGGTTTGATTTTCTGCCCCAAGCCGAAGGCCTGGAGCCCATCCTGGGTGCAACCTACGGCCCCGCCGACGGCATTGTGGATCCACATGGCATATGTATGGAGTACCTGCGCCGGGCCCGCCAGCTTGGGGCTGAGGTTTACACCGAGACCGAGTTTCTGGCTGCCGAGCCCAAAGGTGGCGGCTGGCTGGTGCAGACCTCGAGGGGGTTGCTCGAGGCCCGCTTGGTGCTCAACGCCGCCGGAGCCTGGGCGGGTGAGGTGGGGCGCCGGGCCGGACTAGCCATACCCGTGCAGCCAGCCCGGCGGATGGTCTTCTGTACCTCCCCTGTACCCCATCCCGCCTGGCATCCCCTGACCATAGACCTCTCGAGCGGCTTCTGGTTTCGCCCCGAGCACGACCGGCTGATATTTGGCCGTAGCAACCCAGCCGACCTGGGCTTCCAAGAAGGCATGGACTGGAGCTGGCTCGAGCCCACCCTCGAGGTGGGCATGGCCCGCTTTCCCTGGCTAAAGCGATTTCAGCTCGACCGCAAGGCTAGCTGGTGGGGCTACTACGAGGTCACCCCGGACCACAACCCCATCCTGGGCCGGATGCCCGGGGTGGAGGGCTGGGTCAACGCCTGCGGCTTCTCCGGCCACGGGGTGCAGCAGGCCGCCATGGTGGGTCGGCTGATGGCCGAGGAAGTGGTAGACGACCGGGTGCAGAGCCTGAACATTGATTTGCTGCGCTATGAGCGTTTCTCCAGAGCGGCCCCTGCGGTCGAAAAAAACATTGTATAGCTTACATCACGGCATCACATTCTGGCTTGACGATAACCTAAGCGAAGCCTACAATACCTTTTGCTGTTGCGGCGTGGTGAGCGTAGCTCAGCAGGTTAGAGCACCGGTCTGTGGAACCGGGGGTCGTGGGTTCAAGTCCCATCGC
The genomic region above belongs to Meiothermus cerbereus DSM 11376 and contains:
- a CDS encoding aerobic carbon-monoxide dehydrogenase large subunit: MAVQTPNLEPKGIQGLGKAIKRKEDARFIVGKGNYLDDINLPGMLHMALVHSPYAHARILNIDSSEALKIPGVKAVITAKDLAAAGLSWIPTLAGDKQMVLADGKVLYQYQEVAAVFAETRQAAADGAAAVQVEYEPLPVVVDPFKATAPDAPVLREDIKGNMTGAHGPRRHDNHIWTWDVGSKDETEKALEQAEVRIKQHMVYPRSHPAPLEPCGCIGDMNKATGRLTVYMTTQAPHAIRTVLSLVTKIPENNIRVISPDIGGGFGNKVPVYPGYVCAIVGSIVLGAPVKWVETRTENLTTTGFARDYHMDIEIGATKDGKVTAMKVYTLADHGAFDAAADPSKYPAGLFSICTGSYDFQKAYAQVEAVYTNKAPGGVAYRCSFRVTEASYLIERSMDVLAHELKMDPAELRLKNFIQPHQFPYPSALGWTYDSGDYEKTLKVALEKIGYYELRKEQAEKRARGELMGIGISTFTEIVGAGPSKDFDILGIKMFDGAEIRVHPTGAAIVRAGTRHQGQGHETTWAQIVSEELGLDVDKIIVEEGDTDTAPYGLGTYASRSTPTAGGAMALGARRIREKAKKIAAHLLEVGENDVEWVDKKFQVKGVPSKSVTMNEVAFAAYTNLPPGLEPGLETTYYYDPPNLTFPHGAYVCVVDIDKGTGEVKVRRFVAIDDCGTIINPMIVEGQIHGGLTEGFAMAFMQEIAFDEQGNHLASNFTDYLLPTALETPRWETGHTVTPSPHHPIGAKGVGESPTVGSPAAFVNAVVDALAHLGVRHIDMPITREKVWKVLRQAGIDSF
- a CDS encoding (2Fe-2S)-binding protein, coding for MEITLKINGSEKKLNVEPRTLLVHAIRDAGLTGTHVGCDSSSCGVCTVVLDGKTAVKSCTMFAVMAEGHEITTIEGMAQGGKLHPLQQAFHDQHGLQCGYCTPGMIMAAHVLLQRNPNPTEEEIRFGLSGNLCRCTGYQNIVKAVQQAAQMLQQPAGAAADD
- a CDS encoding FAD binding domain-containing protein, translated to MIPAAFEYKRPLSLEEALSHLAEHGFDARVLAGGQSLIPAMRYRLAQPTVLVDINKLPNLGYMQEENGMLRIGALVRDTDVEFSNHIQSKYPLIADVSKVVADPVVRYRGTVVGSLCHNDPSGDWAAAAIAARAQMVIQGQGGIRVESIDQFLVDSFATSIGAGEMAVEVRFPAPNALISGAYEKIERKVGDYATAAAAVQIELNPDGTIKEAGIGITAVAHIALRVEEGEKILRGQKPSLELIRAAAEEARKIADPNPDARGSAEYKKDMARVLVGRGLIKALKRLNVVVA
- a CDS encoding nucleotidyltransferase family protein, yielding MPPVDAIVLAAGMASRFGVPKFLLPAGEGHVQLTRVLEQALLVAEGRVAVVLGRASKVARYALDRWLETRAAAGSRVVLVLNRHYRQGQSTSLKAGIRALPGSSGVLVFLADMPVLVPEKLELLQKAILRPGSQALAVAAGRQGQAHPPVYLSAKLFAEIDRLKGDQGARAILRAHQGQLEVVEWGEGPWFADVDDWPTYRQLAYQQGWITEPFTPIPRWPVAAAQVAPRVAATLAAKAVPWLAPGLLVLPGKKETLWLDLSPPYQGVQSIVQGPSSTPAAYLQLLRRASLMALSS
- a CDS encoding NAD(P)/FAD-dependent oxidoreductase, with protein sequence MVRYDVLIVGAGIIGAASAYRLAERGLKVGVLEQAPAAAMGSTGRSAAGVRVQFTEATNILLSWHSIQEYRAMPEATYRPIGYLFLVPASRWRAHLAGVELQQSLGVPVEVQGLEAAQQWFDFLPQAEGLEPILGATYGPADGIVDPHGICMEYLRRARQLGAEVYTETEFLAAEPKGGGWLVQTSRGLLEARLVLNAAGAWAGEVGRRAGLAIPVQPARRMVFCTSPVPHPAWHPLTIDLSSGFWFRPEHDRLIFGRSNPADLGFQEGMDWSWLEPTLEVGMARFPWLKRFQLDRKASWWGYYEVTPDHNPILGRMPGVEGWVNACGFSGHGVQQAAMVGRLMAEEVVDDRVQSLNIDLLRYERFSRAAPAVEKNIV